The following are from one region of the Cloacibacterium normanense genome:
- a CDS encoding DUF5522 domain-containing protein has protein sequence MKFDKELVEGEDFYYNELGYKVFTERYHLKRGYCCKSGCKHCPYGYDKKTDSFKKIEKKPYKS, from the coding sequence ATGAAATTTGATAAAGAATTAGTAGAAGGCGAAGATTTTTATTATAATGAATTAGGCTACAAAGTTTTCACCGAAAGATACCACTTAAAACGCGGTTATTGCTGTAAAAGTGGTTGTAAACATTGTCCTTATGGTTATGATAAGAAGACTGATTCTTTTAAAAAAATTGAGAAAAAACCCTATAAATCATAA
- a CDS encoding 1-aminocyclopropane-1-carboxylate deaminase/D-cysteine desulfhydrase, which translates to MNLPKHKIPIVEIPIGKKVRLFIKREDLTHPEISGNKYWKMFYNVKKYLEKEVSDRKIITFGGAFSNHIAAAAALGKEFGIETLGIIRGDELENTWQENPTLSLAHQNGMTFRFVTRETYRDKETLMKNLQEEFPESLVVPEGGTNENAVEGIQFMLNEETQDFDYLCSAIGTGGTLSGISKFAEEHQKVLGFKAVKDESLEKRILNFSKRQNFTIFDASDGGFGKITDENIRFINKFYQDFGIVLEPVYTGKMLRKIFELIEEDYFPENSKILAFHTGGLQGIKGANEMLKKKKRNLILLHDKN; encoded by the coding sequence ATGAATTTACCCAAACATAAAATTCCTATTGTAGAAATTCCTATCGGAAAAAAAGTAAGACTTTTCATCAAAAGAGAAGACCTTACTCATCCCGAAATTTCAGGAAATAAATATTGGAAAATGTTTTACAATGTCAAAAAATATTTAGAAAAAGAAGTTTCAGACAGGAAAATCATCACTTTCGGAGGTGCTTTCTCTAATCATATTGCAGCAGCTGCAGCTTTGGGAAAAGAATTTGGCATCGAAACTCTAGGAATTATCAGAGGAGACGAATTAGAAAATACTTGGCAAGAAAATCCCACCCTTTCTTTAGCGCACCAAAACGGAATGACTTTCAGATTTGTGACCAGAGAAACTTATAGAGACAAGGAAACTTTGATGAAAAACCTTCAAGAAGAATTTCCCGAAAGTTTGGTGGTTCCAGAAGGCGGGACTAATGAAAATGCGGTGGAGGGAATTCAGTTTATGCTCAATGAAGAAACTCAAGATTTTGACTATCTTTGCAGCGCTATAGGAACAGGAGGAACCCTTTCAGGAATTTCTAAATTTGCTGAAGAACATCAAAAAGTGTTAGGTTTCAAAGCAGTGAAAGATGAATCTTTAGAAAAAAGGATTTTAAATTTTTCTAAAAGACAAAATTTCACCATTTTTGATGCTTCTGATGGCGGTTTTGGCAAAATAACAGACGAAAATATTCGTTTTATAAATAAATTTTACCAAGATTTTGGCATTGTTTTAGAGCCTGTTTACACTGGGAAAATGCTGAGGAAGATTTTTGAACTCATAGAAGAAGATTATTTTCCAGAAAATAGCAAGATTTTAGCTTTTCATACAGGAGGTTTGCAAGGAATAAAAGGCGCAAACGAAATGTTGAAAAAGAAAAAAAGAAATTTAATTTTATTACATGACAAAAATTAA
- a CDS encoding IS982 family transposase, whose protein sequence is MNNLIQNYNIILKELTNTCKHITTTKQIRLPKMSDLELVALNVTAEYMSINSELQLFRCISGTDLDGKIERSVYNKRKRKLLPYIEKIRETLSNNFSDFTDVFIVDSTPIEICKISRANRSAICATDEIKPSFGYCAAQKSRYFGYKLHAVCDKNGIFHSFDFSPANVHDVNYLNDIKENFQNCLLIGDRGYISKEIQMDLFNYSRINLSVPMRKNQHNFVEFSRTKSKIRKRIETNISQLCGQFTINTNFAKTFQGLATRIVSKITSFTMIQYLNFFVFKRSLNKLKINLC, encoded by the coding sequence ATGAACAATCTCATTCAAAATTACAATATTATTTTAAAAGAATTGACAAATACTTGTAAACATATAACTACAACCAAGCAAATTAGGCTTCCAAAAATGTCTGATTTGGAACTTGTGGCACTTAATGTTACTGCGGAATACATGTCAATTAACTCTGAATTACAGCTGTTTAGATGTATTTCAGGAACCGATTTGGACGGAAAAATTGAAAGAAGTGTCTATAATAAAAGAAAGAGAAAACTTTTACCTTACATTGAAAAGATCAGAGAAACTTTAAGCAACAATTTTTCGGATTTTACCGATGTATTTATTGTAGATTCAACGCCAATTGAAATATGCAAAATTAGTAGAGCAAATCGCTCGGCAATCTGCGCAACAGATGAAATTAAACCTTCTTTTGGATATTGTGCTGCACAGAAGTCAAGATATTTTGGTTATAAACTTCATGCAGTTTGCGACAAGAATGGAATCTTTCATTCTTTCGATTTTTCACCTGCAAACGTTCATGATGTTAATTACCTTAATGACATTAAAGAAAATTTTCAGAATTGCCTGTTAATAGGAGATAGAGGATATATCAGCAAAGAAATTCAAATGGATTTATTCAACTATTCTAGGATAAATCTTTCAGTCCCAATGCGCAAGAACCAGCATAATTTTGTGGAGTTTTCAAGAACAAAATCTAAAATCAGAAAACGTATTGAGACCAATATCTCGCAATTGTGCGGACAGTTCACAATCAACACCAACTTTGCAAAAACATTTCAAGGTTTAGCAACAAGAATAGTATCGAAAATAACTTCTTTTACGATGATTCAATACCTAAATTTCTTCGTATTTAAGAGAAGTTTGAACAAATTAAAAATTAATTTGTGCTAA
- the pafA gene encoding alkaline phosphatase PafA codes for MLRKISTLALVTLALLSVDAQKNKNTQYNDGVERPKLVVGIVVDQMRWDFLYKYQAKYGNGGFKRLLNEGYSFNNVMIDYIPTVTALGHTSIYTGSVPSIHGIAGNDWTDKETGKNVYCTTDETVNAVGTEAKKIGQHSPRNLWSTTITDQLGIATNFRSKVVGVSLKDRASILPAGHNPTAAFWFDETTGNFITSDYYLKELPQWLNEFNKEENGKKLVSKGWKTLLPISEYFESTEDNVAWESLLGSAKTPTFPYENLAKDYDAKKGVIRTTPFGNSLTLKMAEATIKGYKMGEDNITDFLAINIASTDYVGHAFGPNSIEIEDTYLRLDRDLEAFFQQLDKKVGKGNYLVFLSADHGAAHSEGYMQANKMATGFFGEGLEKTLNDELEKKYAGSKLILGIDNYQVYLNQNVIKEKGLETDEVKKTILGLLNKDKRVLYAVDLEEVAEAAIPEPIKTRIINGYNWQRSGDIQIITHDSMLPTYAKKGTTHSVWNSYDAHIPLIFMGWKVKNGQSAKPYHMTDIAPTLAQMLKVENPSGNIGNPITEVLEK; via the coding sequence ATGCTTAGAAAAATTAGCACACTTGCATTAGTAACATTGGCTTTGTTATCTGTAGATGCACAAAAAAATAAAAATACTCAATACAATGATGGAGTAGAAAGGCCAAAATTGGTGGTAGGAATTGTGGTAGACCAGATGCGTTGGGATTTCTTGTATAAATATCAAGCAAAATACGGAAATGGTGGCTTCAAAAGATTATTAAATGAAGGCTACAGTTTTAATAATGTGATGATTGATTATATTCCTACGGTTACAGCATTAGGTCATACTTCTATTTATACAGGTTCTGTTCCTTCGATTCATGGAATTGCTGGAAACGACTGGACGGATAAAGAAACAGGTAAAAATGTTTACTGTACTACAGATGAAACAGTAAATGCTGTAGGAACAGAAGCTAAAAAAATAGGTCAGCATTCTCCTAGAAATCTTTGGAGTACTACCATTACAGACCAGTTAGGAATTGCAACTAATTTCCGTTCAAAAGTAGTGGGCGTTTCTTTGAAAGACAGAGCTTCTATTTTACCAGCAGGACATAATCCTACTGCAGCTTTTTGGTTTGATGAAACCACAGGAAATTTCATCACTTCTGATTACTATTTGAAAGAATTACCACAATGGTTGAATGAATTTAACAAAGAAGAAAACGGTAAAAAATTAGTTTCAAAAGGTTGGAAAACATTACTTCCCATTTCAGAATATTTCGAAAGTACAGAGGATAATGTAGCTTGGGAAAGTCTTTTAGGAAGCGCTAAAACGCCTACTTTTCCTTATGAAAATTTAGCGAAGGATTATGATGCTAAAAAAGGAGTCATCAGAACTACACCTTTTGGAAATTCTTTAACCCTAAAAATGGCTGAAGCAACAATTAAAGGTTACAAAATGGGTGAAGATAATATTACAGATTTCTTAGCAATAAATATTGCTTCTACAGATTATGTAGGTCATGCTTTTGGCCCAAATTCTATTGAAATAGAAGATACTTATTTAAGATTAGACAGAGATTTAGAAGCGTTTTTTCAGCAGTTAGACAAGAAAGTAGGAAAAGGAAACTACTTGGTATTTTTGTCTGCAGATCACGGTGCTGCACATTCAGAAGGTTATATGCAAGCCAATAAAATGGCAACAGGTTTCTTTGGTGAAGGTTTAGAAAAAACACTTAATGATGAACTTGAAAAAAAATATGCAGGAAGTAAATTGATTTTAGGAATTGATAATTACCAAGTTTATCTTAATCAAAATGTTATCAAAGAAAAAGGATTGGAAACAGATGAGGTAAAGAAAACGATTCTTGGTTTATTGAATAAAGATAAAAGAGTATTGTACGCAGTAGATTTAGAAGAAGTAGCAGAAGCAGCAATTCCTGAACCGATTAAAACGAGAATTATTAATGGTTACAACTGGCAAAGAAGTGGTGATATTCAAATCATTACACATGACAGCATGTTGCCAACTTATGCTAAAAAAGGAACTACTCACAGTGTTTGGAATTCGTACGATGCTCACATTCCATTAATTTTTATGGGTTGGAAAGTTAAAAACGGACAAAGTGCAAAACCATATCACATGACTGATATTGCACCAACTCTAGCTCAAATGCTGAAAGTTGAAAATCCAAGTGGAAACATAGGAAATCCTATTACAGAAGTTTTAGAAAAATAA
- a CDS encoding malate dehydrogenase, with protein sequence MKVTVVGAGAVGASCAEYIAMKNFCSEVVLVDIKEGFAEGKAMDLMQTASLNGFDTKITGTTGDYSKTAGSDVAVITSGIPRKPGMTREELIGINAGIVKDVTANLVKHSPNVTIIVVSNPMDTMAYLVHKTSGLPKHKIIGMGGALDSARFKYRLAEALEAPISDVDGMVIAAHSDTGMLPLLSKATRNGVPVTSFLTEEQQAYVVEETKVGGATLTKLLGTSAWYAPGAAVSVMVQAIACDQKKMIPCSLMLDGEYGQSDICLGVPAIIGKNGVEKIVEIELTEAEKEKFATAAAAVREVNGDLKF encoded by the coding sequence ATGAAAGTAACTGTAGTTGGAGCAGGAGCTGTAGGTGCATCTTGCGCAGAATATATTGCTATGAAAAACTTCTGTTCAGAAGTAGTTTTAGTAGATATTAAAGAAGGTTTTGCTGAAGGTAAAGCAATGGATTTAATGCAAACTGCTTCTTTGAATGGTTTTGATACTAAAATTACGGGAACAACTGGTGATTATAGTAAAACTGCCGGTTCAGATGTAGCGGTAATCACTTCTGGTATTCCTAGAAAACCAGGAATGACTAGAGAAGAGTTAATCGGTATCAATGCAGGAATTGTAAAAGATGTAACGGCTAATTTAGTAAAACATTCTCCTAATGTAACCATTATCGTGGTTTCTAACCCAATGGATACTATGGCTTACCTAGTTCACAAAACTTCTGGTTTACCAAAACATAAAATCATTGGAATGGGAGGTGCTCTAGATTCTGCAAGATTTAAATACAGATTGGCAGAAGCTTTAGAAGCTCCAATTTCTGATGTAGACGGAATGGTAATTGCGGCACACTCGGATACTGGTATGCTTCCTTTATTATCTAAAGCAACTAGAAACGGAGTTCCTGTAACTTCTTTCTTAACTGAAGAACAACAAGCTTATGTAGTAGAAGAAACTAAAGTAGGAGGTGCTACATTAACTAAATTATTAGGAACTTCAGCTTGGTATGCACCAGGTGCAGCAGTTTCTGTAATGGTTCAGGCAATTGCATGTGACCAAAAGAAAATGATTCCTTGTTCACTTATGTTAGACGGAGAATATGGACAGTCTGATATTTGCTTAGGTGTTCCTGCGATTATCGGTAAAAATGGAGTAGAAAAAATCGTAGAAATCGAATTAACTGAAGCAGAGAAAGAAAAATTTGCAACTGCAGCAGCAGCGGTTAGAGAAGTAAATGGAGATTTAAAATTCTAA
- a CDS encoding DUF4136 domain-containing protein codes for MKKYFFLLLASAALFVTSCSPFNVRTDYAETANFSSYKTYQFRVDDLKLNDLDKDRVLNEVAKNLQMKGLSASQTPDLVVNLKASHKKVEDTRIEPSFGMYGWGRPFGWGVGMSRAWTTDYNRGSLMIDIVDAKTGKLVWQGVGSGINVDSPKSKQKQIPAIVAEIMANYPPVKK; via the coding sequence ATGAAGAAATATTTTTTCCTTTTGTTGGCTTCAGCAGCACTTTTTGTTACGTCTTGTTCACCATTTAATGTGAGAACAGATTACGCTGAAACTGCCAATTTTAGTTCTTATAAAACATATCAGTTTAGAGTAGATGATTTAAAACTGAATGATTTAGACAAAGACCGTGTTTTAAACGAAGTAGCTAAAAACCTACAAATGAAAGGTTTATCAGCATCTCAAACTCCCGATTTAGTTGTAAACTTGAAAGCTTCTCATAAAAAAGTAGAAGATACGAGAATTGAACCTAGTTTCGGAATGTATGGTTGGGGAAGACCTTTTGGATGGGGAGTTGGAATGAGCAGAGCTTGGACTACCGATTACAACAGAGGAAGTTTGATGATTGACATCGTAGATGCTAAAACTGGAAAATTAGTTTGGCAAGGTGTAGGAAGCGGAATCAATGTAGATTCTCCTAAATCTAAGCAAAAACAAATTCCAGCGATTGTAGCAGAGATTATGGCCAATTATCCACCTGTGAAAAAATAA
- the epsC gene encoding serine O-acetyltransferase EpsC: MENFLKHLQDGYSNRKYDLDKKKIETFIDDFFRFVFFLELQRCASEDEIANRLQQFKIDFIKILYSVFDDKEKATACGEYFFTKFPEIYKTLEQDAAFALENDPAATSVEEVTFSYPGFYAIAIYRLAHELQLEKIPLIPRIWTELAHSKTGIDIHPGATIGSPFFIDHGTGIVIGETSEIGNGVKIYQGVTLGALSVSKEIANTKRHPTIENGVVIYANATILGGETVIGENSIIGGNVWITDSLPKNSVVFHKGQVTVRNKFPGDEPINYFI, translated from the coding sequence ATGGAAAATTTTTTGAAGCATTTACAAGACGGATATTCTAACAGAAAATATGATTTAGATAAAAAGAAAATCGAAACCTTTATCGATGATTTTTTCAGATTCGTATTTTTTCTAGAACTTCAAAGATGTGCTTCAGAAGATGAAATCGCCAATAGATTACAACAATTTAAAATAGATTTTATCAAGATTCTGTATTCTGTTTTTGATGACAAAGAAAAAGCCACAGCATGTGGAGAGTATTTTTTTACCAAATTTCCAGAAATTTATAAAACTTTAGAACAAGACGCTGCATTTGCCCTAGAAAATGACCCAGCTGCAACCTCTGTAGAAGAAGTCACTTTTTCTTATCCGGGTTTTTATGCGATTGCAATTTACAGATTGGCTCACGAATTACAATTGGAAAAAATTCCGTTGATTCCTAGAATTTGGACAGAGTTGGCGCACAGCAAAACAGGAATAGACATTCATCCTGGTGCTACCATTGGTTCGCCATTCTTCATCGATCATGGTACGGGAATTGTAATAGGTGAAACTTCAGAAATTGGAAATGGTGTCAAAATTTATCAAGGAGTTACTCTTGGTGCTCTTTCTGTTTCTAAAGAAATTGCCAATACCAAAAGACATCCTACCATAGAAAATGGTGTAGTTATTTATGCGAATGCTACCATTTTAGGAGGAGAAACCGTGATTGGCGAGAACAGCATCATCGGTGGAAACGTTTGGATTACAGACAGCCTGCCGAAAAATTCGGTGGTTTTTCACAAAGGTCAAGTGACGGTGAGAAACAAATTTCCGGGAGATGAACCAATTAACTACTTTATTTGA
- the cysK gene encoding cysteine synthase A, producing MKVNNVLEVIGNTPLVKLNKIFGSDVEVWMKLERQNPGGSIKDRIALAMIETAEKEGKINKDTLIIEPTSGNTGVGLAMVCAVKGYKLVLVMPESMSVERRKLMSAYGAEFVLTPRELGTNGAVKKAYELASTIENSWIPQQFENDANPEIHKNTTAQEILADFPEGFDYVITGVGTGGHITGVTEVLKEKFPNLKSYAVEPTDSPVLSGGNPGPHPLQGIGAGFVPKVLNSEILDGVIQVEKAEAFDFARKLAAQEGILAGISTGASLAAIAKKLPELPKGAKVLTFNYDTGERYWSVPDLFQENESELK from the coding sequence ATGAAAGTTAATAATGTACTAGAAGTGATTGGCAACACTCCATTGGTAAAATTAAATAAGATTTTCGGGAGTGATGTAGAAGTGTGGATGAAACTAGAACGCCAAAATCCTGGTGGAAGCATCAAAGACAGAATTGCTCTTGCGATGATAGAAACAGCGGAAAAAGAAGGAAAAATTAATAAAGATACCTTGATTATAGAACCTACATCGGGAAACACAGGTGTAGGTTTGGCAATGGTTTGCGCGGTTAAAGGTTACAAATTAGTTTTGGTAATGCCAGAATCTATGTCTGTGGAACGCAGAAAACTCATGTCTGCTTATGGCGCTGAATTTGTTTTAACTCCTAGAGAATTGGGAACCAATGGTGCGGTGAAAAAAGCTTACGAACTGGCTTCTACGATTGAAAATTCATGGATTCCACAGCAATTTGAAAACGATGCAAATCCAGAAATTCATAAAAATACCACTGCTCAAGAAATTTTGGCAGATTTCCCAGAAGGATTTGACTATGTGATTACAGGTGTAGGAACTGGCGGTCATATTACGGGCGTAACAGAAGTTCTGAAAGAAAAATTCCCGAATCTGAAAAGTTATGCCGTAGAACCTACTGATTCTCCCGTTTTAAGTGGTGGAAATCCTGGTCCGCATCCTTTGCAAGGAATTGGAGCTGGTTTTGTACCAAAAGTTTTGAATTCTGAAATTCTAGACGGTGTGATTCAAGTAGAAAAAGCAGAAGCTTTTGATTTTGCTAGAAAATTAGCGGCTCAAGAAGGAATTTTAGCAGGAATTTCTACCGGTGCTTCTCTTGCTGCAATTGCGAAGAAATTACCAGAATTACCAAAAGGCGCTAAAGTTTTGACCTTTAACTATGACACTGGTGAAAGATATTGGTCTGTTCCAGATTTGTTCCAAGAAAATGAATCTGAATTGAAATAA